The Listeria welshimeri serovar 6b str. SLCC5334 genome has a window encoding:
- a CDS encoding TetR/AcrR family transcriptional regulator → MITNESIMDATLSMMAKNGIKGSTTRQLAEAAGINEATIFKKFKNKDNLIHMTLEVQFESMKAEINQFFDKDFESTKVFLRQASQFISDIYEKYRDFMVISVREMGSKDMEFIDPSIVEYLYERVNQKVKEMIPSKNSTQEADAISLILNSVILLIMVEKVRDDIYKRPPTITTTADALADVLLKLLK, encoded by the coding sequence ATGATTACAAACGAATCCATCATGGATGCAACGCTTTCTATGATGGCGAAAAATGGCATTAAGGGCTCTACAACAAGACAATTGGCTGAAGCCGCTGGTATAAATGAAGCTACGATTTTTAAAAAATTTAAGAATAAAGATAATTTAATTCATATGACGTTGGAAGTGCAATTTGAAAGTATGAAAGCAGAAATCAATCAATTTTTTGATAAAGATTTTGAAAGCACAAAAGTATTTTTGCGACAAGCGAGTCAATTTATTTCAGATATTTATGAAAAATATCGAGATTTTATGGTGATTTCTGTTCGAGAAATGGGTAGTAAAGATATGGAATTTATTGATCCGTCTATTGTAGAATATTTATACGAACGGGTTAATCAAAAAGTGAAAGAGATGATTCCAAGTAAAAACTCTACACAAGAAGCTGATGCCATTTCTTTAATTTTAAATAGTGTTATTTTACTTATTATGGTGGAGAAAGTTCGGGATGATATTTATAAACGCCCACCAACCATTACGACAACTGCGGATGCTTTAGCAGATGTTTTGTTAAAATTATTGAAATAA